Within the Fischerella sp. PCC 9605 genome, the region TCCTTGAGTATCCGTAACTTAGCGGCAATTTCTGGCTCGTTGGTCGTTATCGCCCCGCCATCACCACAGCCGCCAAGATTTTTGGTAGGGTAGAAACTAAAACAGCCGATGTGTCCTATACTTCCTACCTTTTTTTCACCCCAAATTGCACCTGTAGACTGGGCGCAATCCTCAATGACGATGAGATTGTGAGCATTGGCTATGTCCATTAATGCAGTCATATCCACAGGTTGTCCAAACAAGTGAACAGGGATAATAGACTTTGTTCTGGGTGTTATGGCCGCTGCTACTTGCCGCAAATTTAAATTAAACGTATTTGCATCGATATCAACAAATATCGGCTTTGCACCCACAGCACTGATAACTTCAGACGTGGCAATAAAAGTGAAGGGTGTTGTAATCACTTCGTCACCCGCACCAATATCAAAAACCCTAAGAGCCAAATAGAGGGCATCAGTACCGGAATTACAGGCTACGCATTGACTCACACCAGTATAGGCAGCAAACTGTTGCTCAAAGCCTTCAACTACTGGGCCGCCAATATAACGACCAGAATTTAGAACTTCTAAAACAGCAGCACTGATTTCTGCTTCAATAAAGGCGTATTGCTGCTTGATGTCAAATGCAGGGATAGAGTTTTCACTTTGAATCATGAGTTTTAAACTTATGTCAAGATAGATGCCAATGCAGAATTTTTGCTTAGGGAATTTTTAATCATACTGATACTATCAGGTTGTTGCCTTGAATACAGTTTTATCAAGAGTTTTTACTAAGTTTATTGTGGTGTAGCAAAATTCGTAAACACGATGCTTAACTCTTGAAATAT harbors:
- a CDS encoding DegT/DnrJ/EryC1/StrS family aminotransferase, with the translated sequence MIQSENSIPAFDIKQQYAFIEAEISAAVLEVLNSGRYIGGPVVEGFEQQFAAYTGVSQCVACNSGTDALYLALRVFDIGAGDEVITTPFTFIATSEVISAVGAKPIFVDIDANTFNLNLRQVAAAITPRTKSIIPVHLFGQPVDMTALMDIANAHNLIVIEDCAQSTGAIWGEKKVGSIGHIGCFSFYPTKNLGGCGDGGAITTNEPEIAAKLRILKEHGQKNRYIHEEIGINSRLDAIQAAILQIKLRYLDIWNQQRQAIASRYHQFLRQVPGITPPQELAGGKGVWNQYTIRVLNQKRDWLRNQLQEQGVNTMVYYPRPLHLQPVYENLGYQPGQLPVAEQASQEVVSLPMFPELSEEQQDQVIYRLKDCLG